The following proteins are co-located in the Echinicola sp. 20G genome:
- a CDS encoding LytTR family DNA-binding domain-containing protein: protein MNKKDSKLENHHSEHEELLIKDALFVRDKGCLRKVKFKNILWLKGDGNYTTLVTKEKVYSLRNILKEFEAILPEDEFVRIHKSYLVRLDRITTISPKEVTIETEKVPVGRTYYQKLIHGINKLGAGA, encoded by the coding sequence ATGAATAAAAAAGACTCAAAACTAGAGAACCACCACTCGGAACACGAAGAACTTTTGATCAAAGACGCTCTTTTTGTACGTGACAAAGGATGTTTACGAAAAGTAAAATTCAAAAACATTCTTTGGTTGAAGGGAGACGGTAATTACACTACCTTGGTCACTAAGGAAAAGGTTTATTCTCTTCGTAATATCCTGAAGGAGTTTGAAGCCATTTTGCCTGAAGATGAATTTGTAAGGATTCACAAATCTTACTTGGTAAGGTTGGATCGGATCACGACCATTTCACCGAAGGAAGTAACTATTGAGACTGAAAAAGTTCCTGTAGGAAGAACCTACTATCAGAAACTCATTCATGGGATCAATAAGTTGGGTGCCGGAGCTTAG